One stretch of Ornithinimicrobium ciconiae DNA includes these proteins:
- a CDS encoding universal stress protein — protein sequence MPVAVAHHSTPAGQAAVRAALDWAAVHQTSVLVLHVEGTGSGDTRDTQANPAGVREAEQDLTEITQQLTGTVPDWTVVSTASGGDIASALLDLVVEHGADVLVIGSRRRSAVGKLMMGSTVQRVLLDSPVPVLVIKDS from the coding sequence ATGCCCGTCGCCGTCGCCCACCACTCGACCCCCGCCGGGCAGGCGGCCGTGCGAGCCGCCCTGGACTGGGCGGCCGTCCATCAGACCTCGGTGCTCGTCCTGCACGTGGAGGGCACGGGAAGCGGTGACACGCGCGACACCCAGGCCAACCCGGCCGGAGTGCGCGAGGCTGAGCAGGACCTCACCGAGATCACGCAGCAGCTCACCGGCACGGTCCCCGACTGGACTGTGGTGTCCACGGCCTCCGGGGGCGACATCGCCTCCGCCCTGCTCGACCTGGTCGTCGAGCACGGCGCAGACGTGCTCGTCATCGGCTCGCGCCGGCGCAGTGCGGTGGGCAAGCTGATGATGGGCAGCACGGTGCAGCGCGTCCTGCTGGACAGCCCGGTGCCGGTGCTGGTGATCAAGGACAGCTGA
- a CDS encoding DUF3099 domain-containing protein → MRSKRVAQGVTTLRRSPKEDREARLRTYLIAMAVRTVSFPLAVWALLSGWVVPGLILAAAATFLPQIAVTIANVADNRTTGTGTVTSPTQALPPGPGVQHPPGETPHGPSQGQAQQSDERPEHGQDTQDTQGQQDGQDTQDEQGQGHDAGL, encoded by the coding sequence GTGCGCAGCAAACGGGTCGCCCAAGGGGTGACGACGCTCCGACGGTCTCCTAAGGAGGACCGTGAGGCCAGGTTGCGTACCTACCTCATCGCGATGGCGGTCCGCACGGTGTCCTTCCCGCTGGCCGTCTGGGCGCTGCTGAGCGGCTGGGTCGTCCCGGGCCTGATCCTGGCCGCCGCCGCCACCTTCCTGCCGCAGATCGCGGTGACCATCGCCAATGTCGCCGACAACCGGACCACCGGGACAGGCACGGTGACCTCACCCACGCAGGCACTGCCACCTGGACCCGGTGTGCAGCACCCGCCGGGAGAGACGCCGCACGGGCCATCCCAGGGGCAGGCTCAGCAGTCCGACGAGCGGCCTGAGCACGGTCAGGACACGCAGGACACGCAGGGCCAGCAGGACGGTCAGGACACGCAGGACGAGCAGGGTCAGGGGCACGATGCTGGTCTGTAG